The genome window cgattcagcctctaattcgcacatatccgctgtaattcgactctgtactatctagttatgttaagttatcctatctgagcacaattcaacaccacaatgaacaattttctcgttttgcacgaattatgctcattttcgcacgattcagcctctagttcgcacatatccgctgtaattcgactctgtactatctagttatgttaagttatcctatctgagcacaattcaacaccacaatgaacaattttgctcgttttgcacgaattttgctcgttttgaacgaattttgctcattttcgaacgattcagcctctaattcgcacatatccgctgtaattcgactctgtactatctagttatgttaagttatcctatctgagcacaattcaacaccacaatgaacaattttgctcgttttgcacgaattttgctcgttttgaacgaattttgctctttttcgaacgattcagcctctaattcgcacatatccactgtaattcgactctgtactatctagttatgttaagttatcctatctgagcacaattcaacaccacaatgaacaattttgctcgttttgcacgaattttgctcgttttcgaacgattcagcctctaattcacacatatccgctgtaattcgactctgtactatctagtcatgttaagttatcgtaactgagcacaattcaacaccacaatgaacaattttgctcgttttgcacgaattatgctcattttcgaacgattcagcctctaattcgcacatatccgctgtaattcgactctgtactatctagttatgttaagttatcctatctgagcacaattcgacaccacaatgaacaattttgctcgttttgcacgaattatgctcattttcgcacgattcagcctctaattcgcacatatccgctgtaattcgactctgtactatctaatcatgttaagttatcgtaactgagcacaattcaacaccacaacgaacaattttgctcgttttgcacgaattatgctcattttcgaacgattcagcctctaattcgcacatatccgctgtaattcgactctgtactatctagttatgttaagttatcctatctgagcacaattcgacaccacaatgaacaattttgctcgttttgcacgaattatgctcattttcgcacgattcagcctctaattcgcacatatccgctgtaattcgactctgtactatctagtcatgttaagttatcgtaactgagcacaattcaacaccacaatgaacaattttgctcgttttgaacgaattatgctcattttcgcacgattcagcctctaattcgcacatatccgctgtaattcgactctgtactatctagttatgttaagttatcctatctgagcacaattcaacaccacaatgaacaattttgctcgttttgcacgaattatgctcattttcgcacgattcagcctctaattcgcacatatccgctgtaattcgactctgtactatctagtcatgttaagttatcataactgagcacaattcaacaccacaatgaacaattttgctcgttttgaacgaattatgctcattttcgcacgattcagcctctaattcgcacatatccgctgtaattcgactctgtactatctagttatgttaagttatcctatctgagcacaattcaacaccacaatgaacaattttgctcgttttgcacgaattttgctcgttttcgaacgattcagcctctaattcacacatatccgctgtaattcgactctgtactatctagtcatgttaagttatcgtaactgagcacaattcaacaccacaatgaacaattttgctcgttttgcacgaattatgctcattttcgaacgattcagcctctaattcgcacatatccgctgtaattcgactctgtactatctagttatgttaagttatcctatctgagcacaattcgacaccacaatgaacaattttgctcgttttgcacgaattatgctcattttcgcacgattcagcctctaattcgcacatatccgctgtaattcgactctgtactatctaatcatgttaagttatcgtaactgagcacaattcaacaccacaacgaacaattttgctcgttttgcacgaattatgctcattttcgaacgactcagcctctaattcgcacatatccgctgtaattcgactctgtactatctagttatgttaagttatcctatctgagcacaattcgacaccacaatgaacaattttgctcgttttgcacgaattatgctcattttcgcacgattcagcctctaattcgcacatatccgctgtaattcgactctgtactatctagttatgttaagttatcctatctgagcacaattcaacaccacaatgaacaattttgctcgttttgcactaattttgctcattttcgcacgattcagcctctagttcgcacatatccgctgtaattcgactctgtactatctagttatgttaagttatcctatctgagcacaattcaacaccacaatgaacaattttctcgttttgcacgaattatgctcattttcacacgattcagcctctagttcgcacatatccgctgtaattcgtctctgtactatctagtcatgttaagttatcgtaactgagcacaatgaacaattttgctcgttttgcacgaattttgctcgttttgaacgaattttgctcattttcgaacgattcagcctctaattcgcacatatccgctgtaattcgactctgtactatctagttatgttaagttatcctatctgagcacaattcaacaccacaatgaacaattttctcgttttgcacgaattatgctcattttcgcacgattcagcctctagttcgcacatatccgctgtaattcgactctgtactatctagttatgttaagttatcctatctgagcacaattcaacaccacaatgaacaattttgctcgttttgcacgaattatgctcattttcgcacgattcagcctctaattcgcacatatccgctgtaattcgactctgtactatctagttatgttaagttatcctatctgagcacaattcaacaccacaatgaacaattttgctcgttttgcacgaattatgctcattttcgcacgattcagcctctaattcgcacatatccgctgtaattcgactctgtactatctagttatgttaagttatcctatctgagcacaattcaacacgacaatgaacaattttgctcgttttgcacgaattttgctcgttttgaacgaattttgctcattttcgaaagattcagcctgtaattcgcacatatccgctgtaattcgactctgtactatctagttatgttaagttatcctatctgagcacaattcaacaccacaatgaacaattttgctcgttttgcacgaattatgctcattttcgctcgattcagcctctaattcgcacatatccgctgtaattcgactctgtactatctagtcatgttaagttatcgtaactgagcacaattcaacaccacaatgaacaattttgctcgttttgaacgaattatgctcattttcgcacgattcagcctctaattcgcacatatccgctgtaattcgactctgtactatctagttatgttaagttatcctatctgagcacaattcaacaccacaatgaacaattttgctcgttttgcacgaattatactcattttcgcacgattcagcctctaattcgcacatatccgctgtaattcgactctgtactatctagtcatgttaagttatcgtaactgagcacaattcaacaccacaatgaacaattttgctcgttttgaacgaattatgctcattttcgcacgattcagcctctaattcgcacatatccgctgtaattcgactctgtactatctagttatgttaagttatcctatctgagcacaattcaacaccacaatgaacaattttgctcgttttgcacgaattttgctcattttcgcacgattcagcctctagttcgcacatatccgctgtaattcgactctgtactatctagttatgttaagttatcgtaactgagtacaattcaacaccacaatgaacaattttgctcgtaatgaacgaataatgctcactttcgcacgattcagcctctaattcgcacatatccgctgtaattcgactctgtgctatctagttatgttaagttatcctatctgagcacaattcaacaccacaatgaacaattttgctcgttttgcacgaattttgctcgttttgaacgaattttgctcattttcgaacgattcagcctctaattcgcacacatccgctgtaattcgactctgtactatctagtcatgttaagttatcgtaactgagcacaattcaacaccacaatgaacaattttgctcgttttgaacgaattatgctcattttcgcacgattcagcctctaattcgcacatatccgctgtaattcgtctctgtactatctagttatattaagttatcctatctaagcacaattcaacaccactgtAACCGCTCGTACGAAGTTACTCGCGTCGCGAACTGATCGCACGGATTTTTTAACTCCGTGTCACGAGGTCGTAAATCTCGTGGCTTGTTTGGTTACGATCCTTCGCGACGCGCTGCTCTGCGGAATTAACTTTCGAGCAGTGATTGAAAGTGAGTCCGAACGATTGACTCCGGAAAATGTTTAAGTCCGTAACGTTGACTTATCGAAAAATTGTGTTGTCTTTGAATGCGCGAGATGTTCTGTGTTCTCTTTGAATGCGCGAGATGTTCTGTCCGAATGATAAAAAGGTTCTGTCGTACGATGTGTTCAGTCCTTAGCTCTCGATCGCGCGAGCTAAGGAGCCCTGGCGAAAGTTTTGGAAACACGCTGATTGGTCATCattcgatttttgattttccaatcaacgtgtcccttgactttctcccacccttccgttacgcccttagcgcgtttctttaggagggtgggacggtaccagagcgtacgtgagaaatctgcaagtccggcaacgccggggtttttcctctgggtctcaggcccgatggccgtaaagtaccgtaacgaatgtaccgtcgaaatgacccttcagaattaccgaatttatgacaggaattggctatcgaggacgaaacgaaactaaaaatttaacgctattgtacgaaaaaaggtaaatgagtattgcaggaagtaaggaaaaagtctttctcaaaaatagcctTTGTCGCGGACCTATCATAAACTCTCCAAGCAGAATTCTCACGTACCGTGTTCCAACGGTTGGAACATGCTCCCCCCCGTTGATGAACCGTGTTCATCAAGATATCGCTCGATCTAGGGGTTCGATGTCATCTGGTCCCGCGATGATGGGATGTCCTCTTCTTCGATCGGAAGAGGTACCAAGTGTTTGACGTTTCGTTTGTAACGTCCATGGCTCGTCCGCACGGTGACCGCTCGGATGATTCCGTCAGCTCCAGGATGTGTGGCTTCTACTCTCCCTAGCTGCCAGGCTAGAGGAGGAAGATGATCCTCTTTTAATACCACGATGGTCCCCTCGCGAATGTTGTGCCCTCCTGATGTCCACTTATTTCGCACGTTCAAGTGGTTGATGTATTCTTTATGCCACCTGGTCCAGAAGTGTTGTTTGACCTTCTGGATATGCTGCCAGGTGGACAATCGATTGGCTGGTGTTTCGCTGAAATCAGTCTCAATAGCACCCGTTAAGTGATCACCGATCAGGAAATGACCAGGGGTAAGAGCTGATGGATCATTGGGATCTGCGGAGAGAGGAGTAAGGGGTCTGGAATTTAGAATCGCTTCGATCTCGATGACGAAAGTGTTAAACTGCTCTAATGTAAACAACTCGTCACCCACCACTCGTCTGACGTGGTGCTTGAAGGACTTCACCGCAGCTTCCCATAAGCCGCCGAAATGCGGTGATAAAGCCGGAATGAAATGCCACGAAATCGATTTGTCCGTCACGAATTTACGTAGCTGCTCGTCCTTCGacaatgatcgatacaatgccTTCAATTCATTGTCTGCTCCGACAAAATTCGTCGCGTTATCGGAGTAAATATTACGACAGAGTCCGCGCCGCGCAATAAAACGTTTTAAAGCCGCAATGAATGCTTCCGTAGTGAGATCGCCGACTACTTCGAGGTGCACTGCCTTCGTTGCGAAGCAGGTAAAAACGGCAACATACACCTTCACTCGGGCCCGATTTCGGTAGCGCCGCTCCTTTACGTAAAAAGGTCCGCAATAGTCTACGCCGCAGGTACTGAACGGTCGACCTGCCGTGACACGCGCCGCAGGTAGGTTACCCATAACATAATTAGTAGTTGGCGGATTAACGCGAAAGCACTTGACGCACCGTCGAATGAccttacgcgttgtattcttcCCGTCAATGGGCCAATACACCTGTCGTACGTAGTGCAATGTTGATGTTATGCCGGCGTGATGATTACGAATATGGGCGTCTCGAATAATCAGCTCGGTGACGTGATTTCCCTTTGGCAGCAAGATCGGGTGTTTTTGCTCGAACGGGATATCAGAGTATTGTAGGCGACCTCCGACACGCAATAGTCCCCGATCGTCGATGAAGGGGTTAAGAGATCTCAGTTTGCTCTTCGAATGAAGCCTTCCGGTTTTGAGATCCTTCATATCCTGATGAAATGCTGTGGATTGCAGCAGCTGTACGACGCGTAGCCTAGCCTCCTCCATTTCTTGAACGGTCAGCGGTCCAACGTTTCGTCGACGAAAACGTAAACAGTACGCGACGATTCGCGTAAGTTTCGCGAAACACGAATAACGCGTAAATATTTCATCGCTCTGAACGATTGAGCTTGCCATGCACGTAACCTTTTTTAATTCAGGTACGTCGCTTAGTACATTAACTTTTGATTCTGGCCATCTCGCTTGATCGGACGCGAGCCATCCCGGACCATGTAACCAAAGTGTGTTGTTTTGGAATTGTGCAGGCATGATTCCTCGTGAAATCAAATCGGCCGGATTGTGTTCCGATTTGATGTGCCGCCACATTTTTGCATCGGTTTTTTCTTGAATATCGGCTACGCGGTTAGCCACGAACGTTTTTAACGCGCAAGCTTCTTTGTTAATCCAATTAAGAACTATAGAAGAATCCGTCCATAGAAATACCTCCTCGATATTGCTTAATATTGCCTTTCGAACGGTGGCATATAGAGTCGCGAGAAGTGTGGCGCTACATAATTCTAGCCGTGCGAGCGTAACAGATTTTAAAGGCGCAACGCGTGATTTCGCGCAAAGCAAATGAGTTTCGACATGACCCACATTGCTTATCGTACGTGCGTATAAACAGGCACCATAGGCTCGTTCGCTGGCGTCACAAAACCCATGGAGTTCGATACGATAGTAATTCCTGGACAACACGTGACGGTCGAATTGAAGGTTGTTCAGGGCCTGTAACTGCGATGCGTATGTAGTCCACTCGGTGTGGAGACTAGCGGGCAACGATTCGTCCCAATCAACTTTGAGTTGCCACAGTCGTTGCATTAAAATTTTGGCGAGGATGGTAACAGGGCCAACAAGTCCTAAAGGATCGAAGATCTTCGCGATTGTCGACAAGATGGTCCGCTTGGTGatcttctggttgaatgatacTTCGACTGAATATCGGATAGTGTCGTTTCTTGCATCCCATGATAACCCTAAAGTCTTCATTACAGCTGAGTCACCTAAAATCTTCGGGTGAAGCTGCTCCTCGGTCAATCCTTTCAGAAGCGCAGGTTCGTTTGAGGCCCATTGCCGAATGTTTAGACCTCCCCTTTTGAGCAGTTCGCTGATCTTGATTTGTATGTTTTTGGCCTCTTCTATCGTATTCGCACCTGACAGAAGGTCATCAACATACAAGTCGCGCTTCAAGATGACTGATGCTTCCGGAAAATATGTTCGTTCGTCGTCCGCGAGTTGATGGACTCCTCGAATCGCCAGGAAAGGAGCAGACGAAAGCCCGAACGTGACGACGTTAATTTCGAATGTCTTAACGAGTCCGCTTCTATCCCGCCATAAAATCCGTTGATAAGCGCGATCCTCTGGTCGAACGAGGAATTGGCGATACATCTTTTCGATATCTCCGGTGATTACGTACGTATATGTTCTAAATCTTAATAATAACGTAAACAGGTCATCCTGTATAGTAGGACCGATCATTAACGCGTCGTTCAATGATACGCCGCTACTGGATTTGGCCGATCCGTCAAATACAACGCGAACCTTCGTCGTCGCACTAGAAGGTTTTATGACCGCGTGGTGAGGCAGGTAGAAACCTTCGGTATCGCACGGTTTTACCTCGCTCATGTGGCCTAATCGGAGATATTCTTCGATCACGTTCGAATACTCgcgttttaaatttaaatcccGTTTAAATCGGCGCTCGAGAGAAATGAAACGGTTCATGGCGCGCGACCGAGATTCGCCAATCTGTTGTTTCTTCTCGTTGAAAGGAAGAGCTACGATGTATCGTCCGGTGATGTCACGTGTTACATGGTTCACGAAATGTTGTTCGCAATCTTGCTCTTCGGCCGAAAAATGTCGCGTTCGAGGTCCTTCTTCTAACTCCCAGAATCGTTGCAGATCAAAATTCGGGGTGATAAGATGCGTCTGATGTTTGCTGCGCGTTGCCTTTGTCATCACACTCCCCCCGATAACCCATCCAAACTGCGTCTTCTGGAGTACAAGATCGAGTCCTTTCAGCGGAGAGAGGCTGTGCTGTCCGATGCTTAATGATGACAACGCAGGGCCGGTGCCGATCAACATATCCACGTTCGCCGGTCGATGAAACGATGGATCTGCGAGTTTGATATTCGCCGGAATCGTAATCTTCGAGCGATCAATGTACTCATCCGGCGTCGGTCCCGATATTCGCGGAATTATAAAGAACGTTAAATCCCGTTTGAAGTTCGAAAGTCGCGATTTTATGGTAGTTGAAACCAATTGATTCGCGACGGTGTTCAATTGGTTCAACGCTTCGATCGTCGTGGAAATCTTCTTAATCGGAAGCCGTAATTTCGTCGCCAAGTCGTTTGTGATAAAATTCGCGCTCGAACACGTGTCGATCAGGGTCCTACATTCTACTGGTTTTTTATCGCGATCTAGCACTTGAACGATCGCGGTAGCCAATAGTTCGGTTGTAGGCCGGTTGACGACGACGCTCGGAGAATTTCGCGGTTCGATTGGTTTGCGCGCGAACCCTAGTCAAGATTCCTGTTCGTCCGGTGAATCCTTATGTAATTTCGTGTTATGTCGTTGGTTACATACACGGCATCTTCCGCTTTTACAGTCTTCCGCCTGATGGCCAGGTTGCAGGCAATTTAAACACAAATGTGCCCTTCGAACTGTGTCAATGCGTCGCGACACAGGCAATTTGAAGAATTGCGGGCATTGAAAAATTGCGTGCCCTTCGTCGCAAATTTGGCATTTACATGTTGAACGAGTTTGTGACGCTTGCGACGGCGGGGTAACTCGGCGTTGAGTACGCGGAGACGACGGCGGCGTAGGAGTTTTTCGTGGCGTACTCGTTACATATGTTTGTCGCCTCGAATGTTGCAGCGGTGATGACGACGGATGTGCGCGGTTGAATTGGGAGCGCGTGATGATCGTTCGCGCGTTGGAAGGCGTCTGATGGTATATCGGTGATGGTCGCGGTTTGCTCGGTGCGCAATCAAAATCTTTTGATTGATGCGACGCATTCAGCAGATACTTAAAGATATCATCGATCTTGGGTACTTCGGTATCGGTAAGCGTTCGTTCCCAAGCTCGTCGCGTGTCCGTGGTCATCCTCGAAATCGCTACGCTTGCTGCAAAATCATTCGCGATGTCCTCCCACGTCCTACCGAGCGCTTGCAGTGACCGAATCTGCAATTGCATATGATTCGCGAGGTCGCGGAGTGACTCGGACGAATCATCGGCCATGTGCGGGGTTTCTCGTAAGAGAGTCGCGTGACGGAAAACTAAAGCACGTTTATTGTCATATACTTCGTTTAAGTGTTTCCAAGCGGCTTCGTAAGTCTCTTCTGAGATCGTAAATGCTGCGATAACATTTTCGGCTTTCCCAGATAACGATAGTcgtaagtaatgaaatttttttataccGCTTAGTCCGGATTGTTTGTGAATTAGATTATCGAACGAATCTTTAAAAGTAACCCATTTTTCGAGAGTCCCGTCGAATTTTGGTAAGTCAATCTTCGGTAAGTTGACCGAGAGAGAATCCGAAGAGGGAGAAAACGGCGTTGGCGAATTACACGCGCTCGCAGGTGAATCCGCGGAATTCGATGTTGACGCGACTGTTGTCAACTGTTCATACAGCACTACCGCTTTGCAAAGTATATCGTCATAGATGTTCGTCGTTGCGTCTCGCTCGGCTTCGGCTTCTTCGAAATTTTCCAATCGCGCTAATTCGTCTTGGCCCCGATTAAAAGTTTCGAATTGATTCCGTATACGCTGCGTACGTTCGCGTAATTTAGTTCGTTCAAGT of Megachile rotundata isolate GNS110a unplaced genomic scaffold, iyMegRotu1 scaffold0032, whole genome shotgun sequence contains these proteins:
- the LOC143266123 gene encoding uncharacterized protein LOC143266123, whose translation is MTKATRSKHQTHLITPNFDLQRFWELEEGPRTRHFSAEEQDCEQHFVNHVTRDITGRYIVALPFNEKKQQIGESRSRAMNRFISLERRFKRDLNLKREYSNVIEEYLRLGHMSEVKPCDTEGFYLPHHAVIKPSSATTKVRVVFDGSAKSSSGVSLNDALMIGPTIQDDLFTLLLRFRTYTYVITGDIEKMYRQFLVRPEDRAYQRILWRDRSGLVKTFEINVVTFGLSSAPFLAIRGVHQLADDERTYFPEASVILKRDLYVDDLLSGANTIEEAKNIQIKISELLKRGGLNIRQWASNEPALLKGLTEEQLHPKILGDSAVMKTLGLSWDARNDTIRYSVEVSFNQKITKRTILSTIAKIFDPLGLVGPVTILAKILMQRLWQLKVDWDESLPASLHTEWTTYASQLQALNNLQFDRHVLSRNYYRIELHGFCDASERAYGACLYARTISNVGHVETHLLCAKSRVAPLKSVTLARLELCSATLLATLYATVRKAILSNIEEVFLWTDSSIVLNWINKEACALKTFVANRVADIQEKTDAKMWRHIKSEHNPADLISRGIMPAQFQNNTLWLHGPGWLASDQARWPESKVNVLSDVPELKKVTCMASSIVQSDEIFTRYSCFAKLTRIVAYCLRFRRRNVGPLTVQEMEEARLRVVQLLQSTAFHQDMKDLKTGRLHSKSKLRSLNPFIDDRGLLRVGGRLQYSDIPFEQKHPILLPKGNHVTELIIRDAHIRNHHAGITSTLHYVRQVYWPIDGKNTTRKVIRRCVKCFRVNPPTTNYVMGNLPAARVTAGRPFSTCGVDYCGPFYVKERRYRNRARVKVYVAVFTCFATKAVHLEVVGDLTTEAFIAALKRFIARRGLCRNIYSDNATNFVGADNELKALYRSLSKDEQLRKFVTDKSISWHFIPALSPHFGGLWEAAVKSFKHHVRRVVGDELFTLEQFNTFVIEIEAILNSRPLTPLSADPNDPSALTPGHFLIGDHLTGAIETDFSETPANRLSTWQHIQKVKQHFWTRWHKEYINHLNVRNKWTSGGHNIREGTIVVLKEDHLPPLAWQLGRVEATHPGADGIIRAVTVRTSHGRYKRNVKHLVPLPIEEEDIPSSRDQMTSNP